DNA sequence from the Streptomyces sp. HUAS 15-9 genome:
GTCGGCATGGGCGGCGGGGTACAGCGGCACATCGGGGCGGCGGAGCGAAGAGCCCGGCTCGCCCTGCGCCACCGGCTGGCTGGTACGGCACGGGCGGCAGCCCCCGAGGAGGTCGCCGCCTCGCTCGTGGCGCTGCACGGCTCCGACCCGGCGACGGTGTATCTGGCGGTGGGCGCGCGGCTTGCCGACCCGGTGAAGACGCTGCCCGAGACGGAGCGGGCGCTGTACGAGGACCGCACGCTGGTGCGGATGCACGGCATGCGGCACACGGTGTTCGTGTTCCCCACGGACCTCACGGCGGTGGTCCACGCGTCGACGGGCCTGACCGTGGCCGCCCGCGAACGTGCCTCACTGCTCAAGGACATGGCGAAGGCCGGCGCGCCGGACGCGGCCTGGCTGGCGGAGGTCGAGGAGTCGACGCTGGCCGCGCTGGCCCGGCGTGGTCAGGCGACGGCGACGGAACTGGCGGCCGACGAACCACGCCTGCGCGAGCAGTTCGTGTACGCGGCGGGGAAGAGCTACGAGGGCGTCCACACGGTCTCCACCCGGCTCCTGCGCGTGCTGGGCGTGGAGGGCAAGGTGGTCCGGGGCCGCCCGCTCGGCTCGTGGACCTCCAGCCAGTTCCGCTGGGCGGTGGCCCCCGCACACCCCGAACTGGACGTCGCCGAGGCCCAGGCCGGGCTGCTGCGCCGCTGGCTGGGCGCATGCGGTCCGGCGACGGAGGCCGACCTGAAGTGGTGGACGGGGTGGCGGGTGACCGAGGTCCGCCGGGCGCTGTCCGCGATCGGGGCGGAGGCGGTCTCGCTGGACGAGGGCGACACCGGGTACGTCACGGAGGGCGACGCGGGACCGGTGGCGGAACCCGCCGAACCCTGGGCGGCGCTGCTCCCGGCGCTCGACCCGACGGCGATGGGCTGGCAGCGGCGGGACTGGTACCTCGCACCGGAGCTGCGTGCGAGTCTCTTCGACTACAGCGGGAACGTGGGGCCGACCGTGTGGTGGAACGGACGGGTGGTCGGGGGGTGGGCCCAGCGGGCCGACGGCGAGATCGTCTGGCGGATCCTGGCCGCCGAGGGCGTGGGCAGGGAGGGGGAGACGGCGATCGCGGCGCAGGCGGAACACCTGCGCACCGTGCTGAACGGCTCCCGGGTGACCCCACGCTTCCGGACACCACTGGAGCGGGAGCTGTCGGCCTAGTCGGCCCAGGTGGCCCAAGGGGACGGCCCCGTCGGCGCCGGGCGCCCAAAGCAAAGGGCACCCGGCGCCACGGTCACCGCGAGTACCGCATGAACGCCCGCACCATGTGGCACGTCGTGTCCGACGGCGGGTGAATGCCGATCAGTTCCGCCGTGCTGCGGATCGTCTCGTTGCGGGCCTGGTTGGGGACGTAGACGCCCGAGTCGAGCAGGGCTATGGCGAGGCGCATCGCCTTGAGGCGGCGGTTGTGCGTGACGTACCACTCGCGCGGACGGCCCGCCGGCAGCGGGCTCTTCTGCGCCGGCGCGTAGGGCGAGTCGAGCAGGACGGAACGCTTCGCGGTGGACTGGGTGGGCAGCGGCTTCGACTTCAGTGCGGCAGCGGGCACAGGCATCCTCCGGTCGCGGTCAGGGTGCCGTCCGGAGAACCCGGCGACATCCTCGAACACTGCATCCAGTCTACCGGCCCCCACTGACAATCGGCGAGGTCGCAGCAACGCCCAAATGCCCTGGTGAGACAGGTGGCTTCGGGTGCTGCACAGGGTACGGAAGAGACATCCACGGGACGCCGAGAAAATCGAACAGCGACCTTGCTCCGCCGCGGGTTCGCGTACCGTGGACCGCATGGAAATCTGGATCAATCCCGCCTGCTCCAAGTGCCGCAGCGCCATCAGCCTGCTCGACGCCGAGGGGGCCGAGTACACCGTCCGCCGCTATCTGGAGGACGTGCCGAGCGAGGACGAGATCAGGGGCGTACTCGACCGCCTCGGCCTCGAACCGTGGGACATCACCCGTACCCAGGAGGAGGCCGGCAAGGAACTGGGCCTGAAGGACTGGCCGCGGGACGAGGCGTCGCGCGATCGCTGGATCAAGGCACTTGCCGAGCACCCGAAGCTCATCCAGCGGCCGATCATCACGGCGGACGACGGCACGGCGGTCGTCGGACGCACGGACGAGGCCGTACAGGACGCCCTCTCCCGGACCAAGAGCTGAGCGGATCTCAACTCCGGTGTGACACAGGTTACTTCAGGGTTTCCCCGTGACCGTTGAGTAACCTCGTTCGGGATCTCGTACATAGCGGCGTACGCACCCCTACCTCTTCAGGAGGCGCGCATGTCGCGCAGGCGAACTCTCAGCACGAAGAAGAAGGTCGCGCTGCTGGTCAGCGCCGCGGCGGTGGCGGGCGGCGGGGCCTTCGCCATGGCGGCCACGTCGAACGCGGCACAGAGCCCGCAGAACGCCAAACCCCTGGCCGCCGCCGACTCGAACGTATGCCAGGGGCTGGCCACGGCCCACGGCAACAACGACAAGTTCATCGCGGACCAGAAGGCGAACCCGGATGCGCAGTCAGCGGCCCGGATCGCCAACCGCGAGGCGGTCATCAAGCAGATCGAGGTCCAGCAGAAGGCTGCCGGATGCACCGTTGGGGAGTCGGCTCAGGGCTCTCAGGCGGCGGGCGGTCAGCAGGCTGGACAGCAGGCCGGTCAGCAGAACGGACAGCAGTCGGCGCCGCCCGCGGGGAACGCCGGGAACGCTGGCAACGCCGGGAACGCCGGGAACGCGGGAAACAACGCCGGTGGCGCTGCCGCGGGCTCCGGCCAGCAGGTCTGCAACGGCTCCACCGTGACGCTCTCCGGCGAGGGTGGTGCCCCGGCGGCCTCCAGCAACCAGTTCCCGGCGGGGACCACCCTGAAGGTCACCAACCTGGACAACAACAAGTCCACGACGGTGAAGGTCACCTCCGTGTCCGGTAGCTGTGTCCTGCTGAACAACGCTGCCTTCGAGCAGGTCCGCGAGCCCGGCAAGTTCCTCATCCGCCGCGCGGTCATCGAGAAGGTGGGGTGACGCCCGGACGTCCAGGAACGCGGTGAGGCGAGGCCGGTCCGGCGCGCGCGACTCGGCCTCCCCACCGTGCGGGTCACCACCGTGCGGGGTCACAGGTCCTGCCGCTCCGGGCCAGGAGCGGCAGGACCGGCACGTTCGGGGCCCGCGGCGCGTCCCGCGCCGGGCGCGGACCGGTCACCGGCTTTGACGGAGGGGAAGCCGGCGACCGTCCGGTCGCGCGGCCGCTTACCCCGGCCACCCACGACCTCTCAACGTGAGACGCGACACAGAAACACCAGGTAACACGGGGTTCACATTCGAGCAATGATCGGGAAATCGCCTGTTGACAGGCTCCGGGCATCGACAGCGGCGCCCCAGTGCCGCAGCGCCGCAGCACCCGCAAGTGCGCCTGACCCACCCCCGAAGGATGTGGCCCCGTGACCTTCAAGGCTGAGTACATCTGGATCGACGGCACCGAGCCGACGGCCAAGCTGCGTTCGAAGACCAAGATCCTCGCGGACGACGCCAAGGGTGCCGAGCTTCCGATCTGGGGCTTCGACGGGTCCTCCACCAACCAGGCCAAGGGCCACTCCTCGGACCGGGTGCTGAAGCCGGTCTTCTCCTGCCCGGACCCGATCCGCGGCGGCGACGACATCCTCGTCCTGTGCGAGGTCCTGAACATCGACTTCACCCCGCACTCCTCCAACACCCGTGCCGCGCTGGCCGAGGTGGCGGAGCGCTTCGCCGCGCAGGAGCCGATCTTCGGCATCGAGCAGGAGTACACGTTCTTCGACGGCGCCCGCCCGCTGGGCTTCCCCGAGGGCGGCTTCCCGGCCCCCCAGGGCGGCTACTACTGCGGTGTCGGCGCCGACGAGATCTTCGGCCGTGACATCGTCGAGGCCCACCTGGACAACTGCCTGAAGGCGGGCCTGGGCATCTCCGGCATCAACGCCGAGGTCATGCCCGGCCAGTGGGAGTTCCAGGTCGGCCCGCTCGCCCCGCTGGTGGTCGCCGACCAACTGTGGGTGGCCCGCTGGCTGCTCTACCGCACCGCCGAGGACTTCGGCATCTCCGCCACCCTCGACCCCAAGCCGGTCAAGGGCGACTGGAACGGCGCCGGCGCGCACACCAACTTCTCCACCAAGGCGATGCGCGAGGGCTACGACGCGATCATCACCGCGTGCGAGTCGCTCGGCGAGGGCTCCAAGCCGCTCGACCACGTCAAGAACTACGGCGCCGGCATCGACGACCGGCTGACCGGTCTGCACGAGACCGCCCCGTGGAACGAGTACTCCTACGGCGTCTCCGACCGCGGTGCCTCGGTCCGTATCCCGTGGCAGGTCGAGAAGGACGGCAAGGGCTACATCGAGGACCGCCGCCCGAACGCCAACGTCGACCCGTACGTGGTGACCCGGCTGCTCGTCGACACCTGCTGCTCCGCGCTGGAGAAGGCCGGCCAGGTCTGATCCCACGCACTCGCTCCGAGGGGGCGCCCACCGTTCGCGGTGGGCGCCCCCTCGCGTTGTCGGTGGGGCATGTCATGGTGGGGCACGGACACCGACGAGGTTCTGGCCGTCAAGGTCGAGACGGAGAACCGGCAGAGGCACGCACGGACTGTCGTGGGCGTGCGTCTGCTTCAATGGGCGCATGGCCGACTTCCAGAAGTGCAGCGCGACGGGTCGTCATGACCTCGAGCCCTTCTGGCCCTCCCGTCAGCACCACGACTTCGACCGGGTGTGTTGCCGCGCGATGAACGCGCCGGCCCTCTGAAGCCGTACACCCCGGTCTTCGGCCGGCGCGGAACGACGTACGTCCCTCGGCGCGCCCGACCACGAATCGCGGCCGCCGTCCTCCCGACGGACTCCTCGCGCGAAAGAGCTGACCTCTCATGGCGACCACTCGTTCTCTCTCCTCCGCCTCCACCCTGGCCTCCCCCGCCCGTCACCGCCTGCGTGCCGTGGACCGGGACGAGGCGGCCCGGATCGTGGACCTCCTGCCGCCGGGCACCACCTGGCTGCCCGCGCCGCAGCACACCCTGCCCGCTCTGCCCGGTCGGCCGGCGATGGTCGGCTATCTGGTGCTGGTCCCGGCGGACGAGCAGCCGCCGGTCGCGGTGCCGGACCGGCCCGACACGGCGTCCGACGGCGACGAGCCGCTCGTGCGCATCGACACCGTGCAGCGCACCGCCCAGGTCGACGGGCGCGAGCTCGACCTCACCTACCTGGAGTTCGAACTGCTCGCGCATCTGGTGGCACACCCCCACCGGGTGCACACGCGCGACCAGCTGGTCAGCACCGTGTGGGGCTACGGCCACATCGGCGACGGCCGCACGGTCGACGTGCACATCGCCAGGCTGCGCCGCAAGCTCGGCGCCGAGCACCGCAAGGCGATCCAGACGGTCCGCCGCGTCGGCTACAAGTACACACCGCCGACCGGGCGCTGACTTCCTCCGCGCTGGCCCCCCTCTGCCCTGACCTCCTCTGCTCTCGGCAGAGTACGGTTCCGTCCCGCGGCCCCGCCGGGCACGATCTCGGGCATGAGACTTCTGGTGCTGGGTGGTACGGAGTTCGTGGGGCGGGCCGTCGTCGAGTCGGCCCTCGGGCGCGGCTGGGAGGTGACCGTCTTCCACCGGGGACGGCACGCTCCTTCGCCGGGGGCGCGGTCGCTGCACGGCGACCGCACCGCCCCCGACGGACTGGCGGCCCTCGCCGGGAGCGAGGAGTGGGACGCCGTCGTCGACACCTGGTCGGCCGCGCCCCGAGCCGTGCGGGAGACGGCGCGGCTGCTGCGGGGCCGCGCCGGGCGGTATGTGTATGTGTCGAGCTGCTCGGTGTACGCGTGGGCCCCGGCCGCCGGGTACACCGAGGACGCGTCGCTGGTCGAGGGCGCCGCGGCCGACGCGGAGCAGACCGAGTACCCGCGGGACAAGCGGGGCGGCGAACTGGCCGCCGTCGAGGCCTTCGGCGCGGACCGCTCGCTGCTGGTGCGGGCCGGGCTGATCCTCGGCCCGTACGAGAACGTGGGCCGACTGCCCTGGTGGCTGACCCGGATCGCCCGCGGCGGCCCCGTCCTGGCGCCCGGACCGCGGGACCTGCGCCTGCAGTACGTCGACGTCCGCGACCTCGCCCAGTGGGTTCTCGGGGCGGTGGAACAGGGATTGAGCGGGCCGTACAACCTGGTGAGCCCGCAGGGTCACGCCACCATGGGCGAACTTCTCGACGCCTGCGTCCAGGTCACCGGCTCGGACGCCGAACCGGTGTGGACCGCCCCGGACGTCGTCCTCGGCGCGGGCATCGAGCCGTGGACGCAGCTGCCGGTGTGGGTGCCGCAGGGCAGCGACATGTACGACGCCCTGCACTCCGCGGACGTCTCGCGAGCCGGGGCGGCGGGGCTGGAGTGCCGCCCGGTCACCGAGACCGTCGCCGACACCTGGGCATGGCTGCGGGACATCGGCGGCGTCGCACCCCAGCGGCCGGACCGGACGAGCAAGGGGCTGGATCCGGAGGTGGAGGCGAAGGTTCTCGCGGCCGTCCGTGGTGTATCCGGCACCACCTCCTGACCGGGCTCCGGGCCCAGTGACCCGCGCCCGGGGGTCGGCGAGACTTGCGCCATGAACACCGACACGAAGAGCGGCGGCGCCGGCGGGCGCACCCGGGAAGTGGTGCTGGCCGCCGTACGGGGATTCGTGCTGGCCCTGGTGATGCTGCCCGTCGCCGTGCTCGTCTTCACGCTGGCCGTCGTCTCCATCGCGACGATCCCGATCGGCATCGGCATCGTCACGACCCCCTATGTCCTGGGCGGTGTGCGGGACTTCGCGGACGTACGGCGGCGGCTCGCGGCCGAGTGGTGCGGGGTGCGGATCCCGTCGGCGTACCGGCCGATACCCCCGGACGCCAACCTCTGGGCGCGGTGCTTCGGGATGCTCCGCGACCCGCAGGTCAGGCGGGACCTGCGGTGGCTGCTGGTGGACATGACGGCGGGCTACCTCACGGCGCTCCTCCCGGCCGTCCTGCTCCTCTACCCCTTCGAGGGGTTCGCGGTGGCGGCCGGGCTGTGGCGGGTGCTCGCGGACGGCCAGACCTACTGGTACGGCTTCGTGCCGGTCACCGACCAGCCGACCGCGCTCGGCGCGGCCGCCACCGGCGCCGTCCTCCTGGTCGCCGCCTACCGGCTCGCCCCGCGCCTGCTCGTCGCCCACTTCCGGCTCACCCGGGCCGTCCTCGGCGCCGATCAGGGCGAACTCGCCGAACGCGTACGGGTGCTGACCGAGACCCGGCGCGACGCCGTGGACACCTCGGCCGCCGAACTGCGCCGTATCGAGCGGGATCTGCACGACGGGGCACAGGCCCGGCTGGTCGCCATGGGCATGGATCTCGGCACGATCGAGATGCTCCTCGACAAGGACCCGGCCAAGGCGAAGGAGCTGCTGGCCCAGGCCCGCCGCAACTCCGTGGACGCCCTCGCCGAGCTGCGCGACCTGGTCCGCGGCATCCATCCGCCGGTCCTCGCCGAACGCGGACTGGGCGACGCCGTACGGGCGTTGGCGCTCCGGCTGCCGCTGCCCACCGAGGTGACCGTGGAGCTCGACGGTCGCGCGGACGCGCCGGTGGAGTCGGCGGCGTACTTCGCGGTCAGCGAGGTGCTCACCAATGCGGTCAAGCACTCCGGCGCCGACCGGATCTGGGTCGACATCCACCACGGCGACGGCATGCTGCGGATCACGGTCACCGACAACGGCAAGGGCGGTGCCGAGGCGGGAGCCGGTTCCGGACTCGCCGGAGTCGAGCGGCGACTGGGTACATTCGACGGCGTCCTGGCCGTCGGCAGCCCCGCGGGCGGTCCCACCATGGTGACCATGGAGATTCCGTGCGCGTTGTCCTAGCCGAAGACCTGTTCCTGCTCCGGGACGGGCTCGTCCGGCTGCTGGAGGCCTACGACTTCGAGATCGCGGCGGCCGTGGAGTCCGGCCCCGAGCTCGCCCGCGCGCTGGCCGATCTGGAGCCGGACGTGGCCGTGGTCGACGTACGGCTGCCGCCCACCCACACCGACGAGGGCCTGCAGTGCGCCCTCGAGGCGCGGCGGGACCGGCCCGGACTTCCGGTGCTGGTCCTCTCGCAGCACGTGGAGCAGCTGTACGCGCGCGAGCTGCTGGCCGACGGCAGCGGCGGGGTGGGCTATCTGCTGAAGGACCGGGTGTTCGACGCGGAGCAGTTCGTGGACGCCGTACGGCGGGTGGCGGCGGGCGGTACGGCCATGGATCCGCAGGTGATCCAGCAGTTGCTGTCCCGGCGGTCCGCCGACGACCATCCGCTCGGCCGTCTCACCCCCAGGGAGCGGGAGGTCCTGGAGCTGATGGCGCAGGGCCGGTCGAACGCGGCGATCGCGGCGCAACTGGTCGTCACGGAACGGGCGATCGCCAAACACACCTCCAACATCTTCGCCAAACTGGGACTGGAGGTGTCGGACGACGACAATCGGCGCGTCCTGGCCGTGCTGGCCTATCTGGACCGGGACCGCTGACGTTGCGCGAGTTCTCCACTACTTTCCCGTAACTCCTGCTGTTCAAGGGGCCGTTGAGGCAGGATCGACGGCCAGTCCTCTGATGAATTTGTGAGGCGGCTGAACACGCCCGGGGCACCGTCCGTATGGATGGGAGCAGCTTCACTCCTGTCGGGCGCCTCGATGCTGCCCCGTTAAGGAAGTCAGAGGAGTTCCATGGGACGCAACACACGCAAACGCCGTACGCCGCTGGCCACCAAGGCCATTGCCGCATCGGCGGCCCTAGCGCTCGGTGGGGGCGGGCTGATCTGGGCGAACTTTTACGCATCCGCGCACGAGTCGAACAACTATGCGCAGAACCAGACCAAGGCCGCGGCCGCGCAGGTCGCGACGATCTCCTGCCCGGACGTCGGCCAGAAGCTGACGAACGTACCGAACGCGGCCCGCAACGGTGTGGCCGCGGAGCTGGCGAACCTCGACAAGCAGATCACCGAGGCCTACGCCCGGCTCGCTTCCACGCGTCAGGCGCAGACGAACGACGCGAGCTTCGTGCAGAACGCGATCGTCAGCCCGCTGAAGTCGAAGCGGACCGCCACGATCGACCGGATCAGGATCGACATCCAGCGGGTGGGCGGCCAGTTCAACAACTCGCTCTCCCAGCTCGCCGCCTGTACGACGCAGACCGCCAACCAGACCAACGTCGGCGGCCAGGCCAACACGGGCCAGCAGCAGAACGGCGGGCAGGCGCAGACCGGCGGTCAGGCGAACACGGGTGGCCAGGCGAACACCGGTGGTCAGCAGCAGAACGGCGGGCAGGCGCAGGCCGGCGGCGGACAGGCCGGCAACGGCCCGGTCGCGGCCGACTTCGTGGACATCACGAAGGTCGCGGCGAACGTCCAGGGCAAGCCTCAGAACGGCGGCAACGCCTCGACCGGTACGTTCACCACCCGGTGCGGTGTCAACGCGAACAAGAACCACAACACCGACAACGTGATCGTGGCGCCCGGCGTGGCCAACGGCGCTCACCATCTGCACGACTACGTCGGCAACCAGAAGGTCAACGCGTTCTCCGACAACAACACCTTCCTGCAGGCCCCCACCAGCTGCCAGAACCAGAACGACCTGTCGTCGTACTACTGGCCCGTGGTCCGTGTCCAGGACGGCACGCAGGACTTCGACCAGAACGCGGACGGCGGCGGCAAGGAAGGCAACGTCGGCAAGATCCTGACGCCGGTCCAGGCGCAGATCAAGTACGTCGGCAACCCGTCCAGCAAGGTCGTCGCGATGCCGCAGTTCCTGCGCATCATCACCGGTGACGCCAAGACCACCACCAACGGGCTGGCCAACGCCAACGCGCACTGGAGCTGCACCGGCTTCGAGAACAAGGTCCAGCTGACGGAGCAGTACCCGATCTGCCCGCAGGGCAGCAAGGTGGTCCGTACGTTCGCCTTCCAGAGCTGCTGGGACGGCCAGAACATCGACAGCGCCAACCACCGTACGCACGTGGCCTTCGCCGACCCGGCCAGCGGCGTCTGCGGCAACGGCTTCAAGGCGATCCCGCAGCTGACGATGCGCCTCGTGTACAACATCACCCCGCCGACCGTCGAGAACGGCCAGGTGAAGAACGCCTACGCGGTCGACGGCTTCCCGGAGCAGCTCCACAAGCCGGCCACCGACCACGACGACTTCATCAGCGTCACGAAGAACAACCTGGCGAACAAGATCGCCAACTGCATCAACAACGGTCAGCGGTGCGGATGATCTCCTGAGGTGGGCCACCTCGGTGGCCCACCGAAGAAGGCCGGTGGCGGGTCCTCCCGCCGCCGGCCTTCGCCGTTGTGCGCGCCCCGCGCGCGGGCCGTCAGCCGCCGTGCGCACCGTGGGAGCTGTGGTCGGTGCCGATCTCCACCTCACCGCCGAGCGTGCCACGCAGCGCCTTGACCACCCCGTCGTCGCCGACGGCCACCCACTTGCGGCCCACGAGGTAGTAACCGCCGTAGTCCTTGGCGTCGTTGATCCACTCACGCTGGCCGCGGTCGGTGGCGAAGGTGGCGAGGACGAACTTGCCGTCGGTGTTCTTGCAGATGGCCTGGCGGATCTCGTCGGCGTCCGTCTGCATGTCCGGCTTGCACTTCACCTCGGCGGCCAGGCTCTCCAGGCTGCCGGTGGCCGTCGTCGGCACGGCGTCCGCGGCGCTCTTTCCGCCGCCTGAGCCGCACCCCGCCAGCAGCAGCGCGGCCGCGGCGCCCGTCACGGCGAGCATCGGTCGGGTCAGCCTCATCTGTTCCTCCGGTCCTGAGGGGCGTAAGCATGCCGCAGAGAGCCTTTGCGAGGGGCTCCGCCCTTCGATACGGGCGCCGGGGGCGATGCACTCAAATCGAGTGCCGCCGTGGGCACACCCGTGCAAGGGTGTGCCGGTGAACCGAGACTGGGAAGATCGCGTGACCGCCGCCTGGGCCGGCTTCGACGACTACGCGGAGGAGACCGCATCCGTCAGCAGCTCCGCTGCGGGGGCCGACTTCCGGGCCGTGATCGACGCGCTCGTCGCCGAACTGCCCGAGGACAGCCCGCTGGGCCCGTTCGAGCGAGCCTGCGCCTGGGACTCGACCGGTCACTCGGACAAGGCGGTACCGCTGTACCGCGAGGCGCTCGCCCGCGGGCTGAGCGGCTACAGGGGCCGCCGGGCGAAGATCCAGCTGTCCAGCTCGCTCAGGAACATCGGGCGGGCGGAGGAGGGCGTCAAGCTGCTCACGCCCGAACTGGGCGCCCCGTCGGATGAGTTGGACGACGCGGTACGCGCCTGTCTCGCCCTGTGCCTGTCCAGCCTCGGCCGCGACCGCGAGGGGCTGTCCCTCGTCCTCGGCGCCCTCGCGCCCCATCTGCCGCGCTACCAGCGGTCGATGGCCAACTACGCGCGGGCACTGGTCGAGCCGGACGACTGAGCCCCCTGCACGGCGGGTGACCAACCAACGGCTCACTCGTTCTGAAGGACGTGCAGTCACAGGATGTAGCCCCGCGTCACGCACCCCACTCCGCCAAAGGCCCCGGCCCGGTCGTCGACGTCGAGCAGGCCGAGGCCGCGCTCGTCGAGCACTACCCGCGCCTGGTCCGGCTCGCCTATCTGGTGCTGCCGCCGGGCCTCGGCCGAGGCCGCCGCGTCCTGACCGCGCACGCCCTCACCCAGCGCGCGCTGCCCCGTGGCCGCACCTCGGCCGCCGCGATCCCGGCCCAGTCGACGGGCTCCGACACGGACCCCGGCTACGCCTTCGTCCGCCTCCAAGTGGTGCGTTCGGCCCTGAAGGCCACCCGGACCCGGGGCCGCGGAATGTGGCAGCTGCCCCCGCTGCTCCCCCAGGTCTGGGGCCTGCGCCTGTTCCCGCGCTCGGGCGGCGCCGACGAACTCGCCCTGGACCAGCGCCTCGCGACCCTGTCCGGCCCGGCCCGTGCCGCGTATGTGCTGCGCGGTCTGGAGCGGCTCGCCGACGGCGACGTACGGCAGTTGCTGGTGGCCGCCGGGGCCGAGGACCCGGACGAGGCGCTGCTGGAGGCCGACGACGTCCCCGCGCAGCACGCGCTGCTCGCCTCCCCCGAGTTCGACCCCTGCTCGCTGCAGGCCCGGCCCACCGACCTGATGCGGCGCAGACAGCACACCAAGGCCGCGCTCGCCGCCGCGGCCGCCCTCGCGGTGTGCGGCGCCCTGGTCGTCCTGCCGGGCGGCGGCTGGGGCCCCGACGGCGCCGCCGCCCCCGCGTACGCGCAGAACCCGGCGGCCGAGGCCGCCCTCGACCCCGGCCAAGCTGACCAGGATCGCGCCCACCGCCTGGAAGACCTCGGCACGCGCCGACTTCTCCGTCTGGCCCGCGCGCGGCCCCCTCACCGGCGACACCGCCCTGCTGCGCCGCGCCCTCGCCGTCTGGGCCCGCCCCGGGGAGACGGTCCGCGTCTCGGCAACCCCCGGCACCCAGACCGGCGGCCCGGCCGGACCGCCCCAGCTGCTGTACGCGGGCGACGTCGACAACGCCCGCGTGGTGATCCTCTACGACGGCCTGCGCATCGCCCGCTACGCCGAGCCGAAGGACGGCACACAGGGCGCGGCCCTCGACCTCGCCCGCGCCGACGGCGCCACCGGCGTCGGGGCGAGCGCGCTGGTGCTGGGCCGCTCCGACGGCAACGTCCGCTATCTGACGGCTCCTTGGGTGAAGGCGGCCGCCGAGCGGGACCTGACCAAGCCCGGCGCGGGCGCGATGGACCTCGGCCTGACCGACGGTGTCACCGGCCCGCTGGCCAGCCCTGTCATGCAGCCCGGCGCGTGCATGTCGTGGAACGTGCTGCAGCTGACCGACGCCTCCGGCACCCGGCTCACCACCGACCTCGGCGAACTGGTCCCCGCCCACCTCACCACGGGCCGGCCCGGCAAGCCGCACGAGGCGAACGGGGCGGAGGCGCTGCGCACCTGGGCGCCGTTCGCCTGCTCGCTGTCCGCCGAGCGCGCGGCGGGGATCAGGAGCGTCAACGCCTGGGCGTTCGCCGACCAGACACTGCCCGAGAACAGCGGGACGGCCGGCTGGGTGTGCACCCGCGCGGAGACCTGGCGGGGCGACGGGACGGCGGCGCTGGCCCAGTTCCACACACCGGGCGGGCGCTACGGGGCGGTGGCGGCCAAGGCGACGGACGTGACGGCGTGCGGTGCGCGTGATCCGCATGTGCTGGCCGGGGTGTTGTGGAAGTCCGACGCGGGGACGTGGTACCTGCTGGCCGCAGGCGGCAAGGACACCGCGTCGATCCGCACGACCGGCGGGGTCACCGCCGCCGCCAGCGGCAGCACACTGGCCGTACCGGCGAAGCAGGGCACCCAGGCACAGCTGTCGGGCACCCTCGACGACGGGACCACGCTGCACGGACTGCGCTAGCCACCGTTTACTGACACTGGCGTCAACAAGTACCCGCACAAGGGTTTCCCCGGGACTTACTCGCCAGTACATTGACGCCATGTCTAACACGCAGGCCCGGCCGGTGGAGTCCGAGCGGATACCGCTCAAGGCCCGCAAGGTGTCCTTCTCCTGGGAGGGCACCCCGCTGCACTGGGTGCCCGGGGACCCGTTCGCCGCGCACACCATGAATGTGCTGCACCTGCTGCTGCCCGCCGGTGAGCGGTGGTTCGTGCACGTCTACAAGCAGGTGCTGCCGCTCATCCGGGACGACCGGCTCCGCGAGGACGTCATCGGGTTCATCGGCCAGGAGGCCATGCACTCCCAGGCCCACGACGAGGTGTTGCCGCACCTGAAGGAACTCGGCCTCGACCCGACGCCCTACACCGCACA
Encoded proteins:
- a CDS encoding winged helix-turn-helix domain-containing protein yields the protein MATTRSLSSASTLASPARHRLRAVDRDEAARIVDLLPPGTTWLPAPQHTLPALPGRPAMVGYLVLVPADEQPPVAVPDRPDTASDGDEPLVRIDTVQRTAQVDGRELDLTYLEFELLAHLVAHPHRVHTRDQLVSTVWGYGHIGDGRTVDVHIARLRRKLGAEHRKAIQTVRRVGYKYTPPTGR
- a CDS encoding winged helix DNA-binding domain-containing protein; this translates as MGGGVQRHIGAAERRARLALRHRLAGTARAAAPEEVAASLVALHGSDPATVYLAVGARLADPVKTLPETERALYEDRTLVRMHGMRHTVFVFPTDLTAVVHASTGLTVAARERASLLKDMAKAGAPDAAWLAEVEESTLAALARRGQATATELAADEPRLREQFVYAAGKSYEGVHTVSTRLLRVLGVEGKVVRGRPLGSWTSSQFRWAVAPAHPELDVAEAQAGLLRRWLGACGPATEADLKWWTGWRVTEVRRALSAIGAEAVSLDEGDTGYVTEGDAGPVAEPAEPWAALLPALDPTAMGWQRRDWYLAPELRASLFDYSGNVGPTVWWNGRVVGGWAQRADGEIVWRILAAEGVGREGETAIAAQAEHLRTVLNGSRVTPRFRTPLERELSA
- a CDS encoding SDR family oxidoreductase, with the translated sequence MRLLVLGGTEFVGRAVVESALGRGWEVTVFHRGRHAPSPGARSLHGDRTAPDGLAALAGSEEWDAVVDTWSAAPRAVRETARLLRGRAGRYVYVSSCSVYAWAPAAGYTEDASLVEGAAADAEQTEYPRDKRGGELAAVEAFGADRSLLVRAGLILGPYENVGRLPWWLTRIARGGPVLAPGPRDLRLQYVDVRDLAQWVLGAVEQGLSGPYNLVSPQGHATMGELLDACVQVTGSDAEPVWTAPDVVLGAGIEPWTQLPVWVPQGSDMYDALHSADVSRAGAAGLECRPVTETVADTWAWLRDIGGVAPQRPDRTSKGLDPEVEAKVLAAVRGVSGTTS
- the glnII gene encoding glutamine synthetase; this encodes MTFKAEYIWIDGTEPTAKLRSKTKILADDAKGAELPIWGFDGSSTNQAKGHSSDRVLKPVFSCPDPIRGGDDILVLCEVLNIDFTPHSSNTRAALAEVAERFAAQEPIFGIEQEYTFFDGARPLGFPEGGFPAPQGGYYCGVGADEIFGRDIVEAHLDNCLKAGLGISGINAEVMPGQWEFQVGPLAPLVVADQLWVARWLLYRTAEDFGISATLDPKPVKGDWNGAGAHTNFSTKAMREGYDAIITACESLGEGSKPLDHVKNYGAGIDDRLTGLHETAPWNEYSYGVSDRGASVRIPWQVEKDGKGYIEDRRPNANVDPYVVTRLLVDTCCSALEKAGQV
- a CDS encoding arsenate reductase family protein, which gives rise to MEIWINPACSKCRSAISLLDAEGAEYTVRRYLEDVPSEDEIRGVLDRLGLEPWDITRTQEEAGKELGLKDWPRDEASRDRWIKALAEHPKLIQRPIITADDGTAVVGRTDEAVQDALSRTKS
- a CDS encoding septal ring lytic transglycosylase RlpA family protein, with the translated sequence MSRRRTLSTKKKVALLVSAAAVAGGGAFAMAATSNAAQSPQNAKPLAAADSNVCQGLATAHGNNDKFIADQKANPDAQSAARIANREAVIKQIEVQQKAAGCTVGESAQGSQAAGGQQAGQQAGQQNGQQSAPPAGNAGNAGNAGNAGNAGNNAGGAAAGSGQQVCNGSTVTLSGEGGAPAASSNQFPAGTTLKVTNLDNNKSTTVKVTSVSGSCVLLNNAAFEQVREPGKFLIRRAVIEKVG